The following proteins come from a genomic window of Alicyclobacillus dauci:
- a CDS encoding peptide MFS transporter yields MVNLGTSESTSLTSERSFFGHPRGLSTLFSMELWERFSYYGMRAILLYYMYDQIQNGGLGLSKPTATALMAAYGSLVYMSSIVGGWVADRLLGSRRSILLGGILIICGHIALSIPGGTAALFISMVFIILGTGLLKPNVSSAVGDLYAVGDTRRDAGFSIFYMGINIGAFIAPFVVGTLGQKVNYHLGFAAAAVGMALGLIYYMLSGRMNLGSIGLQPKNPLTKEERNKVLIQVSVGTAAVLVLVWILFSTGYLTLKSIVQLVTIVGVLLPISYFVVMFRSKKTTTLERSRLVAYIPLFIAAVCFWVIDEQSGTILATYAKTRTNLDAFGFFIPSSWFQSLNPIFTIILAPTFAILWMKMGRRQPTTPRKFAFGLIFAGISFLIMTIPALLFGTGVQSSPFWLVASYFLVIVGAMCLSPVGLSATTKLAPAAFSVQTMSLWLLSDASAQGIIAQVVPLYKASTEVGYFGITGGIVVILGIVLYFVASRIYRFMQGIDGTDLESDQNSEFPITNQM; encoded by the coding sequence ATGGTTAATTTGGGCACGTCAGAAAGCACGTCACTCACATCAGAGAGAAGTTTCTTTGGACACCCTCGTGGATTGTCCACGCTTTTCTCCATGGAGCTATGGGAACGGTTCTCCTACTACGGCATGAGAGCGATTTTGTTGTACTACATGTATGACCAGATTCAGAACGGTGGCTTAGGCTTGTCAAAACCAACTGCAACGGCACTGATGGCTGCATACGGTTCCCTCGTATATATGTCGAGTATTGTCGGAGGATGGGTGGCGGACAGGCTTCTCGGATCTCGGCGTTCCATCTTACTTGGAGGCATATTGATCATTTGCGGACACATAGCGCTTTCGATCCCTGGCGGCACTGCAGCACTGTTTATTTCCATGGTCTTTATCATTCTAGGGACGGGATTACTCAAGCCAAATGTGTCGAGCGCTGTAGGCGATCTGTATGCCGTAGGCGACACCAGGCGTGATGCTGGTTTCAGTATCTTCTATATGGGCATCAACATAGGTGCATTTATTGCTCCATTCGTAGTAGGGACTCTGGGTCAAAAGGTAAACTACCATCTCGGTTTCGCCGCAGCAGCTGTTGGCATGGCTCTAGGATTAATTTACTACATGCTCAGCGGGCGCATGAACTTGGGAAGCATCGGCCTTCAACCTAAAAATCCGCTCACCAAAGAAGAAAGAAATAAGGTACTGATTCAGGTAAGCGTTGGCACGGCGGCAGTTCTAGTATTGGTTTGGATTTTGTTCTCAACCGGTTATCTGACGCTGAAGAGCATTGTTCAATTAGTGACAATAGTGGGGGTCCTACTACCAATTTCGTATTTCGTCGTTATGTTCCGAAGTAAAAAAACTACGACACTGGAGCGGTCGAGGCTAGTGGCATACATTCCGTTGTTCATCGCCGCCGTGTGTTTTTGGGTTATCGACGAGCAAAGCGGGACCATTTTGGCAACTTATGCCAAGACCAGGACGAACCTTGATGCCTTTGGCTTTTTCATCCCGTCATCGTGGTTTCAATCTCTTAATCCCATCTTTACCATTATCCTTGCTCCGACATTTGCTATCTTGTGGATGAAAATGGGCAGGCGCCAGCCCACTACCCCACGCAAATTTGCCTTTGGGCTCATCTTTGCAGGAATATCATTTCTCATCATGACTATTCCCGCCCTGTTATTTGGTACGGGCGTACAAAGCAGCCCGTTCTGGCTTGTAGCGAGCTATTTCTTGGTCATTGTCGGTGCTATGTGTTTATCCCCGGTAGGATTATCGGCCACGACAAAACTTGCACCCGCAGCTTTCTCTGTACAAACAATGAGTCTATGGTTGCTGTCTGATGCATCAGCGCAGGGCATTATCGCACAAGTAGTCCCACTTTACAAAGCGAGTACAGAAGTGGGTTACTTTGGAATTACCGGTGGGATTGTAGTAATCCTCGGCATTGTACTGTATTTCGTTGCATCAAGGATTTACCGATTTATGCAAGGGATCGATGGAACGGATTTAGAATCAGATCAAAATAGCGAGTTTCCTATCACTAACCAGATGTAA